A DNA window from Mya arenaria isolate MELC-2E11 chromosome 17, ASM2691426v1 contains the following coding sequences:
- the LOC128222958 gene encoding multifunctional methyltransferase subunit TRM112-like protein — MKLLTHNMLTSNIIKGVSKGFPLKIVASKVEEKEVDFVPEFTARMIPKIDWPALRQAAADLGKPDNLPENVVEKYEENEEFLKKTHHVLMELEVLEGELVCPETGRKFPVSNGIPNMLLREDEV, encoded by the exons ATGAAGCTTTTAACACACAATATGCTAACCTCAAACATAATCAAGGGAGTCTCAAAAGgatttcctttaaaaatcgtC GCATCAAAGGTGGAAGAGAAGGAGGTTGACTTTGTTCCAGAGTTCACAGCCAGAATGATTCCTAAAATTGATTGGCCAGCATTAAGACAAGCAGCTGCAGAT CTTGGAAAGCCAGACAACCTACCAGAGAATGTAGTGGAAAAATATGAGGAAAACGAAGAGTTCTTGAAGAAAACCCACCATGTACTAATGGAG TTGGAGGTTTTGGAAGGTGAGCTTGTTTGTCCAGAGACGGGGAGGAAGTTCCCTGTATCCAACGGCATCCCGAATATGCTGTTACGGGAGGACGAAGTGTGA